The Populus alba chromosome 4, ASM523922v2, whole genome shotgun sequence genome contains a region encoding:
- the LOC118030286 gene encoding uncharacterized protein codes for MENKVAKSKAEEELVIPGRSLVDLVFSWSIGHVLNKDLYKNQVKKIPETFVSTTHYMKSFIPALIEETRADLCSNMTMVSQAPKRKIFSLGIAKENKPPKDLFYKIWFEKMRNNVNGEGIYEPGVGDLLALTDVRPKDIDDLNRPGFNYLLAYVHGLSLAKDDNDRYDILSILTSKPIEFELEDRENKKESVIAGKGRRKNIFANVFVVYLVNMMTNIRTWRSLNSDPEGGNMKIIQNVLQTSSADGQDCTHCLSEVNRNATLSGMEETIISSPNLNNSQQDAIVSCIGLSECQHQSTVKLIWGPPGTGKTKMVGLLLFSLLKLKCRTLTCAPTNIAVLEVTSRLLRLVTDSLEYETYGLGDIVLYGNGKRMKISEKDDLEDIFLDNRVEALCHCFNPSTGWKHTVDSLITLLEDPEHQYRRYLVSKEENNEGEIEKLEDVMHGLEEINTNKEKDEAVNNQEKKSGNRRKVLKKALLQALKDNKKKEKQKQKVSSHRGKLPKHEEKENKDGKVKKEDILSFEEFVKDSFNFLSAKLDVLIADLYTHLPTSIISLEVVKNMIRALGSLKSFKPLLCSVSVGDEGLKQVLSDFENEGSGAGQFSRLAFMRKYCVQTLNSLPRVFDIPNIFEVESKAARNFCLGNACLVFCTASSSAKLHTEGAKPINLLVIDEAAQLKECESTIPLQLSGLRHAILIGDERQLPAMVQSKISEEAEFGRSLFERLVILEHGKHLLNMQYRMHPSISQFPNKEFYDRQIQDASNVKERNYQKQFLQGNMYGPYSFINVANGKEQFNDGRSKKNLVEVAVVLAIVASLFKEFKRAKKRMSIGVISPYKAQVFAIQQKIGNAYSTYSGFTVNVRSVDGFQGSEEDVIIISTVRCNASGSVGFLSNRQRVNVALTRARYCLWILGNGATLVNSDSIWKKLVTDAKERGCFYNADEDKSLSKAIMDALLEFGQLDDLLNANFVLFRNARWKLIFSDNFRKSIMKVRNRVRQEVISLLAKLSSGWRQSPEERNIVVLHGTSSELLENYRVNDQLSLIWTVDIIKENKNDTQILKVWDVLPLRDLPKLARSLDAVFGNYTVNKMNRCRHKCTKGDLVVPMRWSISSGAPLESSNPETDPAHLLSQTLASLVIRDESEAPAATSRQPWRSKKDGFGSGTRGSKPRRRRTNNN; via the exons ATGGAGAATAAAGTTGCAAAATCGAAAGCTGAAGAAGAATTAGTAATTCCTGGTAGAAGCTTGGTAGATTTGGTGTTCTCTTGGTCTATCGGGCATGTACTCAACAAAGATCTTTACAAAAACCAG GTGAAGAAGATACCGGAGACATTCGTGTCAACGACACATTACATGAAGTCATTCATTCCTGCGCTAATCGAGGAAACTCGTGCTGACTTATGCTCAAACATGACAATGGTCTCCCAAGCAcctaaaagaaaaatcttttcaCTGGGAATAGCTAAAGAGAATAAGCCTCCGAAAGACTTGTTTTATAAGATCTGGTTTGAAAAAATGAGAAACAATGTGAATGGGGAAGGAATATATGAGCCTGGGGTTGGAGATCTCCTTGCTTTGACAGATGTAAGACCGAAAGACATTGATGATTTGAACAGGCCTGGGTTTAACTATCTTCTTGCATATGTTCATGGACTATCTTTAGCGAAAGATGATAACGATAGATATGACATTTTGTCAATTCTCACATCCAAACccattgaatttgaattagaagacagggaaaataaaaaggagtcTGTCATTGCTGGAAAAGGAAGGCGAAAGAACATTTTCGCTAATGTCTTTGTTGTTTACCTAGTGAACATGATGACAAATATTCGTACATGGAGGTCATTGAACTCAGATCCGGAAGGAGGGAACATGAAGATTATCCAGAATGTGCTTCAGACTAGCTCAGCT GATGGCCAAGATTGCACTCACTGCTTATCTGAAGTGAATAGAAATGCTACACTTTCTGGTATGGAAGAAACCATAATCAGCTCTCCCAATTTAAATAACTCACAGCAAGATGCAATTGTAAGCTGCATTGGTCTGAGTGAATGCCAACATCAAAGCACTGTCAAACTAATTTGGGGCCCTCCGGGGACGGGAAAAACAAAGATGGTTggtttgttattgttttctctACTTAAGTTGAAGTGCAGGACCCTTACATGTGCTCCAACCAATATTGCTGTGTTGGAAGTAACATCGAGACTCCTAAGGCTAGTTACAGACTCTCTTGAATATGAAACTTACGGACTTGGAGATATAGTTCTCTATGGGAACGGAAAGCGAATGAAGATCTCCGAGAAAGATGATCTTGAAGATATATTTCTTGACAATCGTGTCGAAGCACTTTGTCATTGCTTTAACCCGTCAACTGGCTGGAAGCACACTGTAGACTCTTTGATAACTTTGCTTGAAGATCCTGAGCATCAGTACCGCCGGTACTTGGTAAGTAAGGAGGAAAATAATGAGGGAGAGATAGAGAAACTGGAAGATGTAATGCATGGACTTGAAGAGATAAACACCAACAAAGAGAAAGATGAAGCGGtcaataatcaagaaaaaaagagcggGAACAGGAGGAAAGTTTTGAAGAAAGCTCTTCTTCAGGCCTTGAAAGAtaacaagaaaaaggaaaaacagaagCAAAAGGTTTCTTCTCATCGAGGGAAGCTTCCAAAGCAtgaggaaaaggaaaataaagatgGCAAGGTAAAGAAGGAAGACATTCTCTCTTTTGAGGAATTCGTAAAGGATAGTTTCAATTTCCTTAGTGCGAAGTTGGATGTTTTAATTGCAGATCTGTATACACACTTGCCAACATCTATCATTTCATTAGAAGTGGTGAAGAACATGATCAGAGCACTTGGTTCACTCAAGTCCTTCAAACCCTTGCTGTGTAGTGTTAGTGTTGGAGATGAAGGTCTAAAACAAGTCCTCAGTGATTTTGAAAATGAAGGAAGCGGCGCTGGTCAATTTTCACGGCTGGCCTTTATGAGAAAATATTGTGTTCAGACACTGAATTCACTTCCTCGAGTATTTGACATTCCCaatatttttgaagttgaaaGTAAAGCAGCCAGAAACTTTTGCTTGGGTAATGCGTGTCTGGTTTTCTGTACTGCTTCAAGCTCTGCCAAGTTGCACACAGAAGGAGCAAAACCAATAAATTTGTTGGTTATTGATGAAGCGGCCCAGCTTAAAGAATGTGAATCGACTATTCCATTGCAACTTTCTGGTCTTCGCCATGCCATTCTTATAGGTGACGAGCGCCAACTTCCTGCCATGGTTCAAAGCAAG ATTTCCGAGGAAGCTGAATTCGGGAGGAGTTTGTTTGAGAGATTGGTCATACTAGAACACGGGAAACACCTTCTGAATATGCAGTATAGGATGCATCCATCTATAAGCCAATTTCCAAATAAAGAGTTCTATGATAGGCAAATTCAGGATGCTTCAAATGTCAAAGAAAGGAACTATCAGAAACAATTCCTTCAAGGCAATATGTATGGCCCTTACTCATTTATTAATGTAGCCAATGGGAAAGAGCAATTCAATGACGGCCGCAGCAAGAAAAATTTGGTCGAGGTTGCTGTAGTTTTAGCGATAGTTGCAAGCCTTTTTAAAG AATTTAAAAGGGCAAAAAAGAGGATGAGCATAGGAGTCATATCACCATACAAGGCTCAAGTGTTTgcaattcaacaaaaaattggAAATGCTTATAGTACATATAGTGGCTTTACAGTAAATGTTCGCTCTGTCGATGGATTTCAAGGCAGCGAGGAGGATGTTATCATTATCTCTACAGTCAGATGCAATGCAAGTGGATCAGTGGGTTTTCTTTCCAATCGCCAAAGGGTAAATGTTGCGCTGACCCGTGCAAG GTACTGCCTCTGGATACTGGGAAATGGAGCAACTCTTGTCAACAGTGACTCTATTTGGAAGAAATTGGTTACTGACGCGAAGGAACGAGGGTGTTTCTACAATGCTGATGAGGATAAAAGCTTGTCCAAGGCTATAATGGATGCCTTGTTAGAGTTTGGCCAACTTGATGATTTGTTGAATGCCAATTTTGTACTGTTCAGAAATGCAAGATGGAAG CTTATCTTCAGTGACAACTTTCGGAAATCTATTATGAAAGTGAGAAACAGGGTTCGTCAGGAAgtgatttctttgttggcaaaGCTTTCAAGTGGCTGGCGTCAATCTCCTGAAGAGAGAAACATCGTTGTCCTACACGGAACTTCTTCTGAACTGTTAGAAAATTACAGAGTCAACGACCAGCTCAGTCTCATTTGGACAGTGGATATAatcaaggaaaacaaaaacgaCACTCAAATTCTTAAGGTTTGGGATGTTTTACCATTACGTGATTTACCGAAACTAGCAAGGAGCCTCGATGCTGTCTTTGGGAATTATACAGTGAATAAGATGAACCGCTGCAGACACAAATGCACAAAAGG GGATTTGGTTGTTCCAATGAGATGGTCAATAAGTTCCGGTGCCCCTCTCGAGAGTAGTAATCCTGAAACCGATCCTGCACATCTCCTGTCACAAACATTAGCTTCACTTGTTATCAGGGATGAATCAGAAGCACCAGCAGCAACTAGTAG ACAGCCCTGGAGGTCTAAGAAAGATGGATTTGGCAGTGGAACAAGGGGATCAAAACCTAGGAGGCGAAggacaaataataattaa